A single window of Anopheles moucheti chromosome 2, idAnoMoucSN_F20_07, whole genome shotgun sequence DNA harbors:
- the LOC128299979 gene encoding uncharacterized protein LOC128299979, protein MKVFIVLAVSIASMAGSGYAAQAATDKKKTVDKRSPWRTLGSYYSGFGDSLARSDDVHAHGAGALAEQQFGGGWHQEYQPHPQPQQQHWGQGGISGLESKSLSHPVHEWQAERAPQAHFDEHVQQPQFHYGGSFQQPKVEQSFGWQHQNLHDEDTKDWASQHQQLQLHQAGGSSQEWHHDDSKEKDAGHGDWAPVSGGSSDLLKEHTAQSHTTETKEHHHQEWAPIESKTEEHHDGHHHTKIIKVPYPVHIEKPYPVYIEKPFIVEKPVPLKLYIKKKHHH, encoded by the exons ATGAAG GTATTCATCGTTCTAGCAGTGAGCATCGCCAGCATGGCTGGTAGCGGATATGCCGCACAGGCAGCCACCGATAAGAAAAAGACCGTAGATAAACGAAGCCCCTGGCGAACCCTGGGGTCCTACTACAGCGGATTTGGAGACAGTTTAGCGCGATCGGATGATGTCCATGCGCACGGGGCAGGAGCCTTAGCCGAACAGCAGTTCGGTGGTGGATGGCATCAGGAGTATCAACCTCATCCTCAACCGCAGCAACAACACTGGGGTCAGGGTGGTATATCCGGACTAGAATCGAAGTCCCTCAGCCATCCGGTTCATGAGTGGCAAGCTGAACGTGCACCGCAGGCGCACTTCGACGAGCATGTCCAACAGCCCCAGTTCCATTACGGTGGCTCGTTCCAGCAGCCCAAGGTAGAGCagtcgttcggatggcaacaTCAGAATCTCCACGACGAAGACACCAAGGATTGGGCAtcgcagcaccagcagctACAGCTGCACCAAGCGGGAGGATCCTCCCAGGAGTGGCATCACGATGATTCGAAGGAAAAGGATGCTGGCCATGGTGATTGGGCACCGGTTTCGGGCGGTAGCTCCGATCTGCTCAAGGAACACACCGCACAGTCGCACACGACCGAAACGAAGGAACATCATCACCAGGAATGGGCCCCGATCGAGTCGAAGACGGAGGAGCATCACGATGGGCATCACCATACCAAGATCATCAAGGTGCCGTACCCGGTGCACATCGAGAAACCCTACCCCGTGTACATTGAGAAACCATTCATCGTGGAAAAACCTGTGCCTCTGAAGCTGTACATTAAGAAGAAGCATCACCATTAA